GTCGCCGTGACGCCGTCCGGCGCGCGGCCGCGCCGTGCGGTCAGCGGTCTTCCGATTGCATGTTGGCGATGAGCTTGCGCATGAACACTTCGATGTTCTCGCGCAGCGCCGGGTCCGGGCAGTGCGGCAGCGACCGCCGCCACGTCTCGATCGCCTTGGCGGAAAAGCCCTTCTTGTAATAGAGGTAGGCGAGCCGCGTGAGCGCCGGGAAGTAGTCGGGTTTGAGGTCAACCGTCGCCTCGTACTCGTCGATCGCCTCGTACAACAGCGACTTCTTCTGTAGCAGGTTGGCCAACACGAAGTGGTGCTTGGCCGACAACGGGTCGTCGCTGAGCCCCTTGCGGAGAAGCTCCATCGCCTCGTCCACCTTGCCGGCGCGATACAACTCCAGGGCGCGCTCGAACCCGTCGTCGGTGTTGGCGCGACCGGCGGTCTTGCGCCGCGTTCCCAGCAGGTCCTCGATCTTGCGCAGCAGGCGGTCGGTGTTCAGCGGCTTTTCGAAGTAGGCGTCGGCACCGTAGCGGCGCAGCACGTCGTCGGTGACGCGCCCCGAGTCGATCACCGCCGACATGAGGATGACCGGAATGTTGCCGTACCGGCGGCTGTTCTTGATCGCGCGGCACACCTGGAACCCGTCGATCTCCGGCAGCATCACGTCGATCACGACCAGGTCGGGGGGATCGGACTTGATCAGTTGTACCGCCTCCCCGCCGCCGGACGCCGTCGCCGTGACGTACCCGGCCGGCTGCATCACCTTCACGAGCAGGTGCCGCGTCGCGAAGTCGTCGTCGACGATGAGCACGCGCGCCGGACCGTCACGCTTGGCGCGATATTCGACCGCGTCCCCCTCGTCGAGATCGATGCGATCGCGCCGCCCGCCGAGCGTCAGCTCGACCGCCGACAGCGGCGTCGCGGTGTCGGCGCGGCCCATTCCGGCGCGCTCGTCGACGGGCGTCATCCCCTCGACCGT
Above is a genomic segment from Deltaproteobacteria bacterium containing:
- a CDS encoding response regulator; amino-acid sequence: MRHRVDPVGRVLLRSGELTEEALADVLDCQRRTLPFASLCYVLGHATEEALVRALSKQCGVPGVVLGRSVIRLDVLDGFSADQALRHAMLPVYEDDRRVFVAVEDPRRGREALREMEFVRGKAVVVHVALHIALARAIRTAYAARARRQSHWIGAEFAGDVPADGFMAVVSDVDALPATDEEAVAHDAVFGDITKEIRDEDLLEIIDAGDDLSTVEGMTPVDERAGMGRADTATPLSAVELTLGGRRDRIDLDEGDAVEYRAKRDGPARVLIVDDDFATRHLLVKVMQPAGYVTATASGGGEAVQLIKSDPPDLVVIDVMLPEIDGFQVCRAIKNSRRYGNIPVILMSAVIDSGRVTDDVLRRYGADAYFEKPLNTDRLLRKIEDLLGTRRKTAGRANTDDGFERALELYRAGKVDEAMELLRKGLSDDPLSAKHHFVLANLLQKKSLLYEAIDEYEATVDLKPDYFPALTRLAYLYYKKGFSAKAIETWRRSLPHCPDPALRENIEVFMRKLIANMQSEDR